The DNA window CCATTTCTACAAACTGTTCATATGCTTTCTTTCCTGTAATAGCTTCAATCCTTCTAACACCAGAAGCTATACCTGATTCACTTACTATCTTAAATATTCCTATTTGACTTGAGTTTGAAATATGGGTACCTCCGCATAGCTCTTTGCTGTAGTCACCGATTTTTACTAATCTAACTACATCACCGTATTTTTCATCAAATAGTGCAGCAGCTCCCTGATTTCTAGCATCCTCCAAGGAAGTCTCTACAATTCTTACATCTAATCCCTCAAATATTTTATCGTTAACAATTTCCTCTATTCTATCAATTTCTTCTTTTTTCAATGCCTCAAAGTGTGTAAAATCAAATCTCAATCTATCTGGCATTACCAATGAACCCGCTTGATTTACATGATTCCCAAGTACTTCCTTTAACGCTTTATGAAGCAAATGAGTCACCGAGTGATTTCTAGCCGTAGATAGTCTTTCTGATTTATCAATCTCTGCGCAAACCTCAGCTCCACCTTTAAGTGTACCTTCAATTACTTCAACAAAATGTAAAATTTGTCCGCTGCCATTCTTCTTTGTATCATTTACTTTTGCAACAAATTCATTACCTCTTAGCAAGCCAGTATCGCCAACTTGACCTCCTCCTTCAGGATAAAAAGGAGTTTTGTCTAATAGTATTATACCCTTTTCATTTGAGTTTAAAATTTGAACTTCATTTTCATCCTTTAAAACTGCAATTATTTTTGAACTTAAAGCCGTTTCTGTATACCCAACAAAATCAGTTCTTATTGTACTATCAATTGACAATGGACTATCTTTACTCCATGCCTGATTATCACCTGCTTCTCTTGCCTTCCTAGCTCTTTCTCTCTGTTTCTCCATTTCAGAGTTGAATTCAATCTCATCAACCGATAAATTATGCTCTTCTAAAATTTCCTTAGTCAAATCGAGAGGGAAACCATAAGTATCGTATAATTTAAATGCAAATCCACCATTTAGTACTTTTTCATTATTATTTGACATATTTTCAATGTACTCATTTAGTATATTTATTCCCTGATCTATAGTTTCTTGGAATTTTTCTTCTTCAACCTTTAATATTTTTTGAACTTGAGGCAGTCTTTCTATTAAGTCGGGATATGCCTCTCCCCATAATTCAACTACAGTTGGTACTAGAGTATTTAAGAAATCAGTTTCTATTCCTAAAAGCTTGCCATGTCTTGCAGCTCTTCTAATCAATCTTCTTAGGACATAACCTCTGCCTTCATTGCTTGGCAAAACTCCATCGGAAACTAGAAATGTTACCGCTCTAATATGATCTGTAATTACCCTTATGGACATATCTTTCTTTTCATTTTCCCCGTAAGTAGCCCCACTCTTTTCTTCAACCTTTTTTAGCAATATTTTCATTACATCAGTACTGAAAATATTCTCTGCATTTTGCATTACAGCTGCAATTCTTTCAAGACCCATTCCTGTATCAATATTTGGGTGTGGAACAAGGTTATAATTTCCTTCCTCATCCTTATCGAATTGTGAAAAGACAAGATTCCATACCTCTACATATCTATCACAATCACATCCTGGCTTACATCTTTCGCTGCCACATCCGTATTTCTCGCCTCTATCCACATATATTTCAGAGCAAGGTCCACATGGCCCTACTTCGAGTTCCCAGAAGTTGTCTTCTTTTCCTAATTTAACAATCCTATCTGATTTGATTCCAATGTACTTATTCCATATTTCATAAGCTTCATCATCTTCCTCATAAACTGAAACCCATAGCTTTTCCACTGGAATTTCCATTCTTTCAGTCATAAACTCCCATGCCCATTCAATAGCTTCTTTTTTAAAGTAATCTCCAAAAGAGAAATTACCTAACATCTCAAAAAAAGTGCCATGTCTTGCTGTTTTACCTACATTCTCAATATCATTTGTTCTAAAACATTTTTGGCAAGTTGCCATCCTTCTTCTAGGAGGTTCTTGTGCTCCCGTAAAATATGCTTTCAATGGTGCCATTCCTGCATTTATTAATAATAAACTTTTGTCATTTTTTGGTACTAAAGAAAAGCTTGGGGCAACCAAGTGTCCTTTTTCATTAAAAAAGTCTAAAAATTCTTTTCTGATTTCATTTAATTCTGTCTTTTTCATAACCTATCTCCCCTCTAATCATTTTTTAAATATAAAAAACTCGCCCCTATATCCTACTTAGGGGCGAGTTTACCCGCGGTACCACCCTACTTACTAAAAGTTAGCCTCTCAAAAAGATAACGGATAAACCGGAAACCTCTACTATATATTCAAGGCTCCAACTCCAGGACTGCTTCAATATCCTTGCCTAAATGCCTTCCAGCCTAGGGCATTCTCTCTGCAAGGTTTGGAATATTTACTAATTCCTTTCATTGTTGTTAAATATTTATTTCTTTATAAAATAATTTATTCTCTCTATCTGTTATTGAACTATCTATAGATAGGATTATAATTTATAAGCCGTATTTTGTCAATATAGGTTATATGCGAGAAATTTTGTCAATTAGAAAGCTTGAAACTATCTTCAGAACTATTGTCGCAGGAATTGCAAAGAGCATGCCTGTAATTCCGAAATAGCTTCCTCCTATTAAAAGTGCCAGCATTATAATTACAGGATGGACCCCAACACTTTCTCCAACTATTTTAGGTGCTATTATGTTACTCTCTAATTGCTGAATAACTGTGAAAGAAATTATGACCCATAGAGCTTTCATAGGACTTTTTAACAGAGCAAATACTATAGCAGGGAAAATGCCTATTATAGGGCCAAAATAAGGTATTATATCTGCTATACCAGCAACTAAACCAATGATTATGGCAAAATCTACTCCAATAATCAGTAAAGCTATTGAAGAAGAAATACCAACAAAAGTACAGACTAATAACTGCCCTCTAATAAATCTTCCTAAAACTTTATCAACCTCTCTTCCAATTTTTAAAACATCATTTCTTTGATTTTTAGGAATTATGAGTGTGATTTTTTTCTTAAAATAATCTTTATCTTTTAAAAAATAATACGCCATAATAGGTACAATAACAAAGCTCACCATCTTTGAGAAAATACTAATTGCAGAATTAGTGATATTTCTCAAATAATTGAGAATCAGTACCTGAAAATTCTTAAGATTTTCAAAGAAAACTTCTTTTATTGCCTGAAACTCTGGAGGTAATTTATCTAAATGCTTAGAATACTTCACAGAGATGTTATTAAAATAATCATATATTCTATTGAAATAGCTAGGCAACAACCTTACTAAATTTTCAAACTCACTAGATAATTTTGGTACAATGGATACTATTAGTAAAATGATTAGAGTTAATAAAAACAAATATATAAGTAATATGCTATATGATCTTTTAAATCCTCTTTTTTCAATGATATTTACTAATGGATTAAGTAAATAAGATAGTACTATTGAATAGAACACCAATAAAAGTAATGGAGCAATTTTACTATATCCCTTAAAAAGATTATAAAATATAACTATTAGAATAACTATCACAAAAGTAAAGATAATTTTTCTACGTGAAAATTGAAGCCTATTTTCAGGCTTCACATATCTGTTGCCAATATTCAATAAGAAATATATACATAATCCCAACAATGCGGTTATAAATATACTTCGTAAATAGTCACTTAGTTTTAGAAGATTATCCATAATGTGGCTCCCTTTGATGTAAATTAAAGGCAGCTAAGCTGCCTTATTAAAATAATCCTATATTGCTAACAACACTCGTTACTATTCTTCTACCTACCTTCATTGCTTTTCTTCTCTGTCTTGGGCTCATCCTTGTGATTGCATACATTCCAGCAGTAGCACCTATTAAACTCCCTGCTACAATTCCTGATATAAATCTTCCTTTCATATTCTCACCCCATTTTTTAGATTCTTTATACTTAGTTTGGTACAAATTTTCAAAGTAATTCTAGAAGTTTTTTGTAATCTTCCTTATATCTGTCAAATGAATTTTTAGCTTCATTACTTATAATAATAGAATTCTCCCCAAAAACTGCCTCAGTAGTATATGGCAATACATTTCTACCTTCTTTAATATCTTGAATTAACCCATCTGTAAGTATAAAACCTATTATTTTTCCGTTTTTATCATCTATTAAAGTATCTTTTACATGCCCCAGACTCTCTCCATCTTCAGTTAAGATTTCTTCTTCAATTATTTTTTTTTCATTAATTAACTGATTTATT is part of the Proteiniborus sp. MB09-C3 genome and encodes:
- a CDS encoding PRC-barrel domain-containing protein → MRKVSEIIGLPVICKKSGSKIATVKEVIYSKKKYRIVGFLVSEGNIFREAKIIQFNNIDSIGEEALIIKNENMIEKSSLLPEINQLINEKKIIEEEILTEDGESLGHVKDTLIDDKNGKIIGFILTDGLIQDIKEGRNVLPYTTEAVFGENSIIISNEAKNSFDRYKEDYKKLLELL
- a CDS encoding AI-2E family transporter, whose protein sequence is MDNLLKLSDYLRSIFITALLGLCIYFLLNIGNRYVKPENRLQFSRRKIIFTFVIVILIVIFYNLFKGYSKIAPLLLLVFYSIVLSYLLNPLVNIIEKRGFKRSYSILLIYLFLLTLIILLIVSIVPKLSSEFENLVRLLPSYFNRIYDYFNNISVKYSKHLDKLPPEFQAIKEVFFENLKNFQVLILNYLRNITNSAISIFSKMVSFVIVPIMAYYFLKDKDYFKKKITLIIPKNQRNDVLKIGREVDKVLGRFIRGQLLVCTFVGISSSIALLIIGVDFAIIIGLVAGIADIIPYFGPIIGIFPAIVFALLKSPMKALWVIISFTVIQQLESNIIAPKIVGESVGVHPVIIMLALLIGGSYFGITGMLFAIPATIVLKIVSSFLIDKISRI
- a CDS encoding YtxH domain-containing protein; the protein is MKGRFISGIVAGSLIGATAGMYAITRMSPRQRRKAMKVGRRIVTSVVSNIGLF
- the alaS gene encoding alanine--tRNA ligase is translated as MKKTELNEIRKEFLDFFNEKGHLVAPSFSLVPKNDKSLLLINAGMAPLKAYFTGAQEPPRRRMATCQKCFRTNDIENVGKTARHGTFFEMLGNFSFGDYFKKEAIEWAWEFMTERMEIPVEKLWVSVYEEDDEAYEIWNKYIGIKSDRIVKLGKEDNFWELEVGPCGPCSEIYVDRGEKYGCGSERCKPGCDCDRYVEVWNLVFSQFDKDEEGNYNLVPHPNIDTGMGLERIAAVMQNAENIFSTDVMKILLKKVEEKSGATYGENEKKDMSIRVITDHIRAVTFLVSDGVLPSNEGRGYVLRRLIRRAARHGKLLGIETDFLNTLVPTVVELWGEAYPDLIERLPQVQKILKVEEEKFQETIDQGINILNEYIENMSNNNEKVLNGGFAFKLYDTYGFPLDLTKEILEEHNLSVDEIEFNSEMEKQRERARKAREAGDNQAWSKDSPLSIDSTIRTDFVGYTETALSSKIIAVLKDENEVQILNSNEKGIILLDKTPFYPEGGGQVGDTGLLRGNEFVAKVNDTKKNGSGQILHFVEVIEGTLKGGAEVCAEIDKSERLSTARNHSVTHLLHKALKEVLGNHVNQAGSLVMPDRLRFDFTHFEALKKEEIDRIEEIVNDKIFEGLDVRIVETSLEDARNQGAAALFDEKYGDVVRLVKIGDYSKELCGGTHISNSSQIGIFKIVSESGIASGVRRIEAITGKKAYEQFVEMDMQILKMADILKTNRRDIISRVQQITDDTKHLEKEVEKLKSDLAMSKLDDIINESFEVNGVKVISKRIDGMDMNSLRQLGDKARDSINSVVIVFGSVLEDKVSFIAMATKDLVGRGIHAGNIIREVAKMAGGGGGGRPDMAQAGGKDPSKIDEALSIVKDVVLSQLK